The window ggcggcgggggccggaaggcCGGCGGCCgggccgggggcggcggcggcgggggcggctcgTGCACGCCGACGGGCGCGGCCATGAACGGCGCCGGCGCGGGGGCGGGCTCCACCGCCTCCGACTCGCAGCCCCCGGCGGCGGCCGTCAAGACGGAGCGCCTCAGCCCTCCGGGGCCCTCCACGCCGGGAGGCGGgggtggcggcgggggcgggccACAGGGCGCCGCCTCCAGCAACAGCAGCACCGCCAGCTCCAACAGCACCAGCAACCAGCACCACCAGGTAGGAACACCTCCCACCCCACGACAACCAGCACCACCTGATACCTAACAACCTCTAGCAGCTTCCTGTGTTAGACctgtaacataagattatacctcttaatgggtagatgtaaggtgtcagccaaatccaacaccttccatgaaagccctgttatcataagcaaatccggcagtatgtcacctagctccaaataaatcgtgacattaaattaaccaaagtaatacgagtaacgagtgagcaaatggaataccacagactaacaaaagaacgcctaaatgcatgtcataccttcccaccgtgaaacagacgcagttccgagggaaggaacgagaacagaagccgagagcagaaccgcgttacggtagaaggccctacgataagggacggacacccacatcgccggctgaccgccaggaccatcccccagcctatgttacaagatggagccctccagaagaacagtctagatcttatgataacgataAAAGGGCCACACCAACTGCGTGTTTTAGtgtcagactttttcgcgtctctgttaggttgcaaacgttaaaaacattgccccaccacgaaaagtataacgtttcccattggatagacagaatttttgtaggcggaaaacacagccagataccttttctaaaaaccaactttggtaaattgtagtaaggagaggtttgAGAAAGATGCTTACGAGACGGCGAGCTGTTTGGAGCTGCGCGGCCTgctgccccctgacgctgcctaaacaccgtcaaggtaatgtacacacgtgatgccgcataacagcgcataaggcttcactcagaactgcagaagtctcatctgttacatcccatttttatgtaatactagtgtcgatcgtcaattaaagctcatggtattcacatttgctatgtaagttaaaatctgaaacgcaatgatttttctgttatataattattgagaagccacatcggccactgtaacttaccacaagttaaataagtaattaaagatgattgtcactgtagatcatttggaTAGATTTctgttttatgaaacttaacttaaacctagattatagatgtgatatggcataggtcatccttcgatccattgtagaacttggaaacccattcagcgaatattcgttcacatttttgttgaacgcatttggtttttatcatcctgtattaaaatatttccttttatcaatagtgcaacttgtataaacaatgtcttgtgagtagaataaaatttccaatggtaaacttaactgcctttttggacgttattttaccagctaactagaaataggaaagccttcaaccccttccactaaatttagttagtattaagtttcttttacagggaatgcagtggagctgacgctgaaatcattaagtatttgattatatcatcgctagtctcactgaactcttctgaactctacatgtcttgtgtggtctggcgtctccttaccagcaacaggtcccaggttcaaaccagtcaattccctaaaaaacacgttcagagcgtcgttgcgcgaaagtggtagggagacacgatatagaacaaacagacaccaccatgaatgttagatagATAAtggcagaattttaaatttttagattcgGTCAATGTAATgcataaaaatgaatatttgtctGTTCGTTTTTATATGTTTCAACATCATTTATCCGATTATGATGCTCGCCGTCCATGTGGAGCCCGTATTGGTCACACATCTAACTTCTAGTaatcagccacacacaattgatatcatcaatgtgtacggacctgaagatggcgttgacgcaacgtcgaaactagtaacaaaataaatatgaaatcttacatacagctggaggagtttcattttttataaaaattataccaggtgatgtcccaccatcatccaatttaaatatggatgtacgaagattatgATGAAAGTCGAGCGAGCTTTGTTCTCAAGGTCACGAAGGTTTCTGTGGTGGGTAGCAACCACGTCCGATCGATAGGGTTGGGGGTGAAAAGAGGATGACACAAAAGTTTAACTCAGGAACGTCTGAAGCATCTTCACTCAAATTTTATTTGTACCTGATTCTATTTGCGTAATTGTTTGCATAAAAATACAGTGGGGATAATATACAACTACCGCTAAGTGTCGGGGTGGATGAGAGAAGTCCTGACATATGAAAATGTTCAATATCGACCGATATTAGAATGAAATCCGCAGTTTTCGGGATCGTTAGAGTTATTAGCGACAGTCATGAAGACGTTTCACCCCTAGTGTAGGAGATAGGGGTAGGGGGTGCAAAGAAGTATACATCTGTAATGCAGAATGAATTTCTACGAAAATTGACACAAACATCATTCGCTGACTGGAAAAATTTATTGTGACAATAAGCCGCCCATAGCACCTGTGGCTAACAGTTTgaggtgataaagtgtcatataaGAGCACCACTTAGGAAcgcctggagcaatttcaaccagaTCTCGTATGTACGTGACtcactatttgcataaaaatactgtGGGCGCAAGAGAACCCTACTGTCTCTAGGGGTGTCAGTGACGATGAGAAGGGATGACATTTACAAACATCCGAAAGCGAGCTATTGTTATTTATTTCCTGTACTTGACCCATTTGCAATACTGTACTTAAAAGATGTGAAGCGCGATTTCTCTAATTTGCGTTGTTCAATGCGTCAATCACGTAGTGTTTCGGGGTCAAAGATCATGCCACTCGGCTGAATACCGCAGATACAGTTAATGTCCACTCTAGAGTCGTATCACGTAAAGCTTCTGTAGTCAGACAGTTCTCAAGGACAGTACTTCTCTGGAAACCACTTTCGGTTACTAGCTGAataaatcactccgtcttcaggccacaagcggcccttcgggccatccgaccgccgtgtcatcctcaactgaggatgcggataggaggggcgtgtgggcagcgcaccgctctcccggtcgttatgacggatttctgtgaccggagtcgctactgttcggtcgagtagctcctcaattggcattacgaggctgagtgcaccccgaaaaacggcaacagagcATGGCGACCCATTTGGTCACCTACCCAAGTGCCGGCCGCGCcagacaccgcttaacttcggtgctctgacgggacccggtgtatccactgcagcaaggccgttgccggcACTGGCAGAGTAAGTTTTCTCAGAATTCAGATGAAACTTCAGGATTAAATACGTGTACAAATAACTATTAAATGTGTTCATTATATATgacatatacactggtgtccaaaattaaagcagcaaaccgaTGTTTCTCCGtcatgtgtctaattcacgatataatgatACAAAATGTCAACCACGAGTCCGTCCGATCATGTTCTACACGGAAGATGGGATTCTTGCCAACGGACAACTATGCCAAACATGACGTCAGGGCACgtatgaaacgaggtagtgtttgctgggtagccCAACATCCAAGAtcgttgtgtacacagtcacacACGGTGTAGTATGGCACACACAAGATGCCcaccagactctctgcagtggtgggccagagaaagaaaggaagcagaacAGTGGCAAACTGAGGGCTTACTGTGAATCGTTGCGTTGTTTCTTGAATGTGGCTACAGTGCATACAGACCGAAACTGTTTCCCGAAGAGCAGTGcagaccacgtgtgacttcagaagacgggaccgttatttggctgtaaggacacgacaGTACTgcgttagtactgcacggcaactggcatgtgaCTCGCAGCATGCACTGTACGTATTGTATAGAGGCCAACGGTCTGCTGAAGGCTTTAGCAGAGTGTCTTTTTtgtctacctctgacgcgtcttcacggaagagaacgtctagagtggagtcatcaacatgtcaCCTGCGTGTTCGAATAGTGGGCCAATGCTGTtttttcagatgagtcccgattgatTCTAGAGAGTGATTCTcattggattcgcatctggagtgaATTTAGAACACCATTTCGGAATTCAAACGTTGTGgagagagaccgatatcgaggaggatccctaatcgtgtgggcagggattatttgACGACTCaaacccctcttcatgaaattgtacgggtgaatcggcaaggttcaaCTGCTGTCAGAAGTCGTGATGAGATCTtggacctcatttgcggttgttgcgaggtggtgtggaaccagacttcgtattgacggacgataatgctcgacctcatagagcacaggtggttgatgttttcttggaaagggaAAAACACTGCACGCATGGAGTGACCTGTCAGCACTCCGCGTTTGAATGCAATAGAGCGTGCCTGGGATGCAATAGAGAAggcgttgcatcacgtcagcatccaccaaccactctccaagacttgcgagcagctgtgTAGGAAGAATGGGCGTCATTGCCTCAACATGAAACGTTGTCAGGCCTGTAATGCTGCCAGGGTTGGCCGACTAGTTGTCGGAAAGTGTGTGCAAACCctataagttggaaaaaacgaagaacatttttgtctaccattatgcgtgttggagttgtttacattctgtattgtttacattgtttctactttactatcacttgtttataccgcttttgtggcaaaataaacgtaaccttgcaaaattgccatttgttgctttaattgtaaATGTAAACAATTAAAGTGTCCACAATtgaaacaaaaaatggcaattttgCAAGGTTACGTCCCGACTGCCGCGACCGGAAGTGAATTATAGCGCAACGCGGGCCTAGTAAATCTAGGGCCCGCGTTCGCCGGCCGCCTCGCCAGCGGCgaagtcccgttcaaggtcacccgcctagcgagcaaacAAGAGCAGCCCTGGCCCAAAACAAAAAGTGAATGTATTTTTTGAGTAAAAAAAGGGATGGAGAAAAGGATAAGAGATAAGGAAAGGACAGAACACACTTTATTGTGTATAATACAGCATACAGTTACCGTTGATCATGATTATATATTACTTATGTccacaattaaagcaacaaatggcaaTTTTGCAAGGTTACGTTTACTTTGCCACAAAGCTGTATAAACAagcgatagtaaagtagaaacaatgtaaacaatacagaatgtaaacaactccAACACGCATAATGGTAGACAAATATGTTCTTCGTTTCTTCCAACTTATAGGGTATCACccggtgtaatatatatatatatatatatatatatatatatatatatatatatatatatatattgacacacatgcttggaatgacatggggttttattagaaccaaaaaaaaaagaaaaacatttcacaaaatgtccaacagatagcgctggacagcaaaactggtaccgtgacgggtgagaggtactccgatatgttacagaatcgcatcatccccagcctggctgataaacacctgctggaacgtgcgatgtttatggatgatggcgctccacaccatattgctagacgcgtgaactcttgcgcgcgtcgtttggtgatgatcgtgtgctcagccgccactttcgtcatgcttggccttcccaggtccccagacctcagtccgtgcgattattggctttggggttacgtgaagtcgcaagtgtgtcgtgatcgaccgacatctctagggatgctgaaagacaacatgtgacgccaatgccacaccataactccggacatgctttccagtgctgttcacaacagtattcctcgactacagctatttttgagtaatgatggtggacatattgagcatttcatgtatAACACATCACCATTgctttgtcgtactttgttatgctaattattactattctgatctgatgaagcgccatatgtcggacattttttgaactatcttttttttttttattctaataaaaccgcatgtcattccaagtatgtgtgtcaatttgttcgtctctatctacattattccatgatttattcagttttcaaatttatacagacttttttgtctgaaacgcttgtagtgaTGTTGTAGGCAAAGTTGTAGTGAgagataaatgttaagaaaaaaaatgcgatacgttgcgccgtttccgagctatttagcattgaagttagccaatcagatcgtcgcgcgcgtaaattcaagttccaGCTAaggagacaaagcactcgttgggcaacaccagcCCTGGCAGGCCGCCtgaatgcgagcgcgcgacgccgagattggctaaattcaatgctaaataactcggaaacggcgcaacgtatcgcattttttttcttaacatttatgtctcagtacaacctgccctacaacatcacgacaagcgtttcagacattttctgaccaccatatatatatatatatatatatatatatatgtgtgtgtgtgtgtgtgtgtgtgtgtgtgtgtgtgtgagtgagagagagagagagagagagagagagagtgaaatacATGTGACATATGCGTACACGGTGCAAGCCACGTGTAGAAAGCTAGTAGTTATGCGTAATCAAATTTTTGTTGGGTCTGGAAGTAGTGAGTTGGGGAGATTGATGGTAGTAATGTGTACATACATCTGTGAGCCGTGCACACGGTGTTGGCGGTGTGTGTTGCAGTCGGGCGCGCCGGACAACACCTCGACCTCTTCCCGCAGCGGCACCCCCGGCTCCTCGTACCCGGGCACGCCGCCGGAGCGCGCCGCCTCGCCCCACCCGCTCAAGACGGACCACCTCGCCAGGAACTACTCGGACTTCATGCGCTCGCTCGCCGCCAAGTACAACAACGCCAACCCCAACGAGTGAGTACTCCAGCCGTCGTGTTGCGGCCGTGTCGCGCATTCATCCTCCACCTGCACAGTGTAACAGCGACTAATCGTGTCTGGCGTCACTGGAGAGCACGCGTGCGACGAACAGAGCTTCACGCTCGTTTTCTCCCCTTCCTCGACCCACGAGGTCTCGATCGCCATTTCACAACATCTTTCTAAAACCACAATCAGTCACTTACTCGGGTTCCGAATCCTCGAGCCTTAAATTGAACAGGCATCAATGGCATTAATTACGAGTAAATACACGTTAACTCTTAcacagaacttgaatgcacctcgtaaatacaggttaactcttacacagaagaaaacagcaatcagccactttttacaatgctgcttatttatttaaatagcgtcgTTAGCTGTTTCGAACattacaggttcatcttcagacgcctACTTCAAGGAGATACATTTTACGTTAGCTTACTCTTCTagttttcccaaatgatgaaattttcttTGGGTGGTAGTGCCCTACAAATAAAACAACATGTGAGACAACGTCTATTTAACTGTAATTATGCCTCATAGCGAttttaaatgatgtaaacaaattattaaagtgaAGATGTGTTGGTTACTTATGCTGAAAAATCCGCGCCATTAATTTCCAGATAAATTTAGTGGCGCGAATTTTTCAACGTAAGTAACTAAAACTACTTCACTTTAATGAtttgtttacatcatttaaaatcgttgtgaggcacaatcacagttaaaaagacattgtctcacaaCTTACTTCGGTTCTAGGGCACCACCACCCTAAGGATATTGCATCATTTGGGAAAAAAAAGAGTAAGCTAGCGTAAAATGCATGTTAACCTGaattagccgtctgaagatgaacctgtaatGTTGAGAGCCGGGgtgttatttaaataaattaataacactgTAAAGAGTGGCTGGTTGGTattatcttctatgtaagagtcaacctacatTTTGTACACCACCAAcgggctcagaatgtcagttttcgacaaaactgCATCCCTTGGAGTTGCAATTACAGAAACATACGCGAATGCGGAAAAACAACTTGACCAAAAGTGCAGGGCTAGTTGACAGCGTCCAACGGACGAATGTGAGTGCAGGAACTAAGGGTCGCAGTTGCATATTTTCGGCGCTACATGAACATGATTGAATCTCACATATGGAAGTTTTTGCTCAAAATGAAAAGTAATTCCCAGAAAATGTATACGTAAACAAAGAGTCCGGGCTAGCTAATCTTCACGATGACAACAAGGAAAACTTAAAGCATCACATGCACATGTACCGTACTTAGCTGACGTACCACGCAGCACTTCTTTAGAAATGGAAACAATCACCTGCCCATGTTTCATGTTACAACATGTCCTATAAAGgtcaaagtaaatgaaaaatgaatTTACTTGTTTACACAGACCTATTACCACTTAATTAACATTAGTTTGTTTTCATTCTGGCATAGAACATGGCACTGATGCAGTGATTGCTGTGTCCTCCAAAATATGCCACGGGTAGTCAGACGCATTTCTGCTTTCTGCACAATACGAGCCCCAAGCCCTGTTCATCATCAGACTGTCACACAGCCGCAGGTAATGCTAATACATGTAACCCCATTAATATGCAACTGCGAGCCCCATTTCTTACACTTAAATTCCTTCGTTTTATGCTGTCTCTCTGCCCTACACTTTTGGTCAGATTATTTTTCCGCCCTCTGTATAATTCTGCTCTTTTTTTAATCCTTTTACTGGTTTTGATGGTTAACCATCATCATCAGCCGCAAGGCGTCTTCTACACGACTGCTCTGACTGGAAAGCATAGCTGATTTTGTGTAGGAGCATGTGACGCTGCCAAGAGGCTATATTCTGATTTGCGCTGTTGGTAATGTAGAGAATTGGCCACAATACTTAAAGGTGTGATGCACCGGCTGGTTTAGAGATATCAAAGGCCATTACAGTGTAGCAGTAAAATTCCGATTTCCAGCGATAGAGTGCAACGCATGTGTTACTCAATGTTGTAGTTACAGGATAAAGAATTTTTGAACGTTGCTTTAACAAGTACTTTAGTTGTTGTCATAAACATTTCAGTATAGAATATAGCCACACCTACAGCCTTTTCATCTGCTTGTGAAGAGCTTCACGATTTACGGATGttctcaccaactgcgacatgatcGCGTGtataaacagtgatccaatacttaaAATGCTTTttcattccagtctctgatcacaaatgacttctttagacgatgaccggtttcagactgtaatgatcatcttcagatcttttttacaccaggtcctaaagtgatacggccataatagcatcgtcaaaacatatgaaTATAATCAGCATatcatcgtcacatagatttaaaatatggtgtagattGGGCCATaccgtccacatagtgattattgccaatACGTTGACATCTTCCAAGGTACTGTAGCCAgttggtgtgttggaccttccatagagctacagacccccttgaaagatgtcctccgcagacggggacgaaacgttgggaattgacacagaatccGTCAACCGACcacgcataacagcccggatactTATAATAGACATTACTTCCGTTAGCAAAAAATTAGTTGTCTGCACGAAAGGCGCACCTGAATTCGCCCAGTACGTCTGGCTGTAGCGGACCGCTGACTGACTGGTGGGTGTCTGCCCGGCAGCTACCTGAGCagtgcggcggcggcagcggcggcggcagctgcgGCGACGGGCGCGCGCAACGGGTACCTGGACCCGCGCTTCGCGCCCTTCAAGTCGGGCGCCGCCACGCCCTTCGTAGGGCTGATGGCGCCGCTGACGGCGCCCGCCAGCCCGCTGCCCGGCATcaagggcggcgtcggcggcggcgtcggcgtcggcggcgggcCCGCGCCCACCGGCTCCCCCAAGGACGAgcacgggggcggcggcggcaagAAGGGCGGCGCGGGCGGCGGCGGCCCTCCCACGCCGGCGCCCACGCCCGCCCCCGCCACGGACCTGCTCGGCATGTTCCCGCCCATGATCGACATGAGCTCGACGCAGGCGCTGCTCTCCATGGTGCGCTCTGCCAACGCCTCCCAGCTCGAGAACTACCTTAAGGTGAGTGTCTTACTTTCCCGTCCAACCTATTGAAATTTGTATCAAAGGCTTTGAcatttctacagctacatccatgacctgacggtgtgtcgcggagggtaccttgagtacctctatcggttcgcccttctttccagtctcgtattgttcgtggaaagaaagattgccggtatgcctctgtgtgggctctaatctctctgattttatcctcatggtctcttcgcgagatatacgtaggagggagcaatatactgcttcactcctcggcgaaggtatgttctcgaaacttcaacaaaagccagtaccgagctactgagcttctctcctgcagagtcttccactggagtttacctatcatctccgtaacgctttcgtgattactaaatgatcctgtaacgaagtgcgctgctctccgttggatcttctctctctctctctctctcttctatcgaccctatctggtacggatcccacactgctgagcagtattcaagcagtgggcgaacaagcgtactgtaacctacttcctttgttttcggattgcatttcgttacgattcttccaatgaatctcagtctggcatctgctttaccgacgatcatctttatatgatcattccattttaaattacccctaatacctactcccagatgatttatcgaattaactgcttacagttgctgacctgctatattgcagctaaatgataaaggatctttctttctatgtgttcgcagcagattacacttgtctacattgagattcagtattAGGGGAGAATATTAGCAAAGTAACTAAAAACAGGTTAGTGCACTGTAATGCgtacatttttttatttacgtaAAACACAGAAATCGTGTTTCACAATCCCGTcaaagaaaaggttcataactttttgtgaacagcatggcggcgagctggtatttcATGGGCATACAAAAAACTGCCAGAGCctctacaaaaatgcatagacagaaattatggttatgttgaaaaatagctaaatattcaagctgtaaacttcTTTAAACTtacaaataaacaggtctatgtacttataaaaaattaggagaccttacttttgggattaccctcgtataaagcCTACACCGTGGACTAACAGACTCCAGTGGCGGACACTCGCCTGAAGGTGGCTggacggttgccagccgaaatattgcgGCAAGGAGTCAACattatccggctgcaaacccgaaacctCATAGCACAGATTACGAGATGTTGGTCTCTGAATTTACTGCATATATTGGTTTGCGAAAATGTTGGAGGTATTTTAAGAAATATGGGAATCGTGTCAACTGTAGACGGTGCATGTAAGAGAGAGTGAGGGACCATAGCGCTCTAGAAGTTCTACGGCGCGGTAAAATAACGGCGAGGCTGagtcagacaaaacttttgtaggTGGAGAGGATGGTGAAAGGATGTAATCCTCATGTATGGGCAATTACTAGTTGTAGTAATTTAtgctctttttctgtttttttttttatggttaCTAGATGGGTGCTGGCGGGAAACCAGAGTCGCGTTCACTTGCTAAACTGTCTCCCAGAGCTTTTCCGGGAAAGTGCATCTGAGAGTCTGAGTAATTTTACACGCTAATTACACTTTGTAGTGATAGTTTCCCTGTTTGCGGCAGAGTCTGACGGTGTGTTGTGTCGCAGGGTGCGAGCAGCCGCCGGCCGGCAGAGTGCTCTCCGCTGGACCTGAGTCCAGGAGCCGTGGTGCCGCCTCCAGCCAAGAGGCGGGCCTACCACGCCCCCTCCAGGAGCATCGGGGAGAGCCTCTTCGCCTCCAAGGACACGCACCGCCTGTAAGTACACGCACAGGCTCCTCCACACAAATAAACCTGATGCTTCACCACGCCCCTGGCTGATACTTCCTCTCGAGGCCATCTAGATCATATCCTGAAAGACGTTTGTGCTCCCAATGTACTGCCTCCAGCCCGAAAACTGGTTTGTTGCACCTCACTTCACAAGTATATCCCGGGAATCCCCCTCATctgagaatttttagcatatttcaGCCCCGTCAGTAGCTGTGATAGACCAATATATTGAAAaaaccgcctcagttgcgaaaattttctggtctttacccaggtttagGCTagaataatgtagccttcttcagaagcataaaattactataacatgccacagtaaggcacagtaaacattaaaaattaaaacacagaCTACCGTGGTACAaggtcgaattaaaactacttaacagaAGGCCAGCCCCGGTACTATAGGTATTAAATTTTAGTGTTGGCTGTGCCTTACTCTGATACGTAATAGTAATTTtacgcttctgaagaaggctacattattctATCCGAATCCTGGGCAGAGACCAGAAAATttccgcaactgaggcggatttttcaatatattaatcCTCATcatatccgaataactactgcatcatCATTCCATCTGAAACTGCTtgtattgtattgttgttgttgttgttgttgttgttgttgttgtcgttgttgtcgttgcggtcttcagtcctgagactggtttgatgcagctctccatgctaatctatcctgtgcaagctccttcatttcccagtacctactgcgacctacatccttctgaatctgcttagtgtattcacgtcttggtctccctctacgatgtttatcttccacgctgccctccaatactaaactggtgatcctttgatgcctcagaacatgtcctaacaaccgatcccttcttctagtcaagttgtgccacaaacttctccccaatcctattcaatacctcct is drawn from Schistocerca gregaria isolate iqSchGreg1 chromosome 3, iqSchGreg1.2, whole genome shotgun sequence and contains these coding sequences:
- the LOC126355821 gene encoding spidroin-2; translated protein: MMRELDTVSPVVWPAWCYSGEGQLETEAADATVPSAGGGGRKAGGRAGGGGGGGGSCTPTGAAMNGAGAGAGSTASDSQPPAAAVKTERLSPPGPSTPGGGGGGGGGPQGAASSNSSTASSNSTSNQHHQSGAPDNTSTSSRSGTPGSSYPGTPPERAASPHPLKTDHLARNYSDFMRSLAAKYNNANPNDYLSSAAAAAAAAAAATGARNGYLDPRFAPFKSGAATPFVGLMAPLTAPASPLPGIKGGVGGGVGVGGGPAPTGSPKDEHGGGGGKKGGAGGGGPPTPAPTPAPATDLLGMFPPMIDMSSTQALLSMVRSANASQLENYLKGASSRRPAECSPLDLSPGAVVPPPAKRRAYHAPSRSIGESLFASKDTHRLRRLGSVSPKPRPPAPPPAASASAAPAAGSRVLPCPSLCGAASAATCGPDAAATATWSVDDVAAFVGSIDLCAEYAQNFRDQRIDGCALPLLTEEHMTGALAMRLGPALKLRAALARRLGQCAACAHCLHCHAPQPAQAQAQASAAAAASAGHSPASRPASTGV